One window of Dehalobacterium formicoaceticum genomic DNA carries:
- a CDS encoding xanthine dehydrogenase family protein molybdopterin-binding subunit: MKDCTKGHMKIVGVSHPIHDAKAKVRGKATYAGDMELAGMQYAAMLLSPIPHALIKSIDPSEALALEGVETVLHCFNTTENLFSRWHILSRQPGIYNQERVFNRELRQIGDRVACVVADTPEIARQAVRLIKVEYEELPFTTDVHEVLKGALGDMHPEGAISEFEREMGDKSLVAQDCVETVTHSSLDRVSHTAMEPHACLAYYDQDMDELTIWSPNQGVFGIRSCIADLFEMQYHKVRVIKTTMGGSFGGKQDWILEPVAACATLATGKPVKLVYSREEVMLNTSCRCPYIAEVKSRFTRDGLLQSLDLDVISDAGAYLGNSVDYMMYQSVVLSRTFKFPYARYHGRAVCTNGPTSGGLRGWSSGELSLFVNHNINMAARKLGIDPLELCLKNVYKPGDIDHDNLSMGEIRTKECIELGREKFHWDEKKRADADFNRENKRYQRGVSISCGGHHNGYYPIVLDFTGVEMRFTESGSVIVNVALHDHGCGTVQAFKMIAAEALGLPVDMIHVAEGDTAYNPADTGCYASRTIYVIGRAVKDCCQKLQEQLLQDMAHALDMPVEDLEIVDAQVRAKNDPTICFSYTDAVHEILYTLSKEVWVKHEYNNTTNPGVTGTHFAHVEVDTWTGMIKILDYLAVHDIGKAINPEICRAQIQGAVLMGSGFALTETLHTNLKTGKSVSSLKDYHVINAWEAPQIQVLFVEDGLTEGPYGAKSIGEISFVPVTAAIVGAVNEALQSDFCECPLNPDKIVALMQERRAKA, from the coding sequence ATGAAAGATTGTACCAAGGGTCACATGAAAATTGTCGGCGTCAGTCATCCTATCCACGATGCCAAAGCCAAGGTCCGCGGCAAAGCAACTTATGCCGGCGACATGGAGCTTGCCGGAATGCAGTACGCTGCAATGCTGTTGAGCCCCATACCGCATGCTTTGATTAAATCCATCGACCCTTCCGAAGCCCTAGCCTTGGAAGGCGTGGAAACGGTGTTGCATTGCTTCAACACCACAGAGAACCTGTTCAGCCGTTGGCACATATTATCCCGTCAGCCCGGTATTTATAATCAGGAACGGGTGTTTAACAGGGAGCTGAGACAGATTGGTGACCGTGTGGCTTGTGTAGTAGCGGATACGCCGGAAATTGCCCGCCAAGCAGTGAGATTGATAAAAGTGGAATATGAAGAGCTGCCCTTCACGACAGATGTGCATGAGGTACTGAAGGGTGCCTTAGGAGACATGCATCCCGAAGGCGCCATTTCTGAATTTGAGCGGGAAATGGGCGATAAAAGCCTGGTAGCTCAGGATTGCGTGGAAACAGTCACCCATAGCAGTTTGGACCGGGTCTCCCATACCGCGATGGAACCCCATGCTTGCCTGGCTTACTACGACCAGGATATGGATGAATTGACCATTTGGAGCCCCAACCAGGGGGTTTTTGGCATACGTTCTTGCATAGCCGATCTGTTTGAGATGCAGTATCACAAGGTGCGGGTGATCAAAACTACGATGGGCGGCTCCTTTGGAGGCAAACAAGACTGGATATTGGAACCTGTGGCCGCTTGCGCAACCCTGGCTACCGGCAAACCGGTGAAGCTGGTCTATAGCCGGGAGGAAGTTATGCTTAATACCTCATGCCGCTGCCCCTATATTGCGGAGGTTAAGTCCAGGTTTACGCGGGATGGTTTGCTGCAAAGTTTAGATCTTGATGTGATTTCTGACGCGGGTGCTTATCTGGGTAACAGTGTGGATTATATGATGTATCAATCCGTTGTACTGTCCCGCACCTTCAAATTTCCCTATGCCAGGTACCATGGACGGGCTGTCTGTACCAACGGTCCGACTTCCGGCGGTCTAAGAGGTTGGAGCTCAGGGGAATTGAGTCTCTTTGTAAATCACAACATCAACATGGCCGCCCGTAAGCTGGGCATTGATCCGTTGGAACTGTGTCTTAAGAATGTATATAAGCCGGGGGATATAGATCACGACAATCTTTCCATGGGAGAGATTCGCACTAAGGAATGTATTGAACTGGGTCGGGAGAAATTCCACTGGGATGAGAAAAAGCGGGCGGATGCGGATTTTAATCGTGAAAATAAGCGTTACCAGCGTGGCGTAAGTATTTCATGCGGCGGTCATCATAATGGCTATTACCCAATCGTGCTTGATTTTACGGGTGTTGAGATGCGTTTTACCGAAAGCGGCAGCGTTATCGTCAATGTTGCTCTCCATGACCATGGTTGCGGTACGGTGCAGGCTTTTAAAATGATTGCGGCGGAAGCGTTGGGTCTGCCGGTGGATATGATCCATGTAGCGGAAGGGGATACGGCCTACAACCCCGCAGATACCGGCTGTTATGCCAGCCGAACCATTTATGTGATTGGCCGTGCTGTCAAGGATTGTTGCCAAAAGCTGCAGGAGCAGCTGCTGCAAGATATGGCTCATGCGCTGGACATGCCCGTGGAAGACCTTGAGATCGTCGACGCTCAGGTGCGCGCCAAGAATGATCCAACGATCTGTTTTAGCTACACCGATGCGGTGCACGAAATCTTATACACTCTCTCAAAAGAAGTCTGGGTCAAGCACGAATATAACAATACAACCAACCCTGGCGTAACGGGCACGCATTTCGCCCACGTAGAGGTGGATACCTGGACGGGTATGATTAAAATACTGGATTATCTGGCCGTGCATGATATCGGTAAGGCCATTAACCCGGAAATATGCAGAGCACAGATCCAGGGCGCAGTGCTGATGGGCAGCGGCTTTGCCCTGACGGAGACGTTGCATACCAATCTTAAGACCGGTAAGAGCGTTTCCAGTTTGAAGGATTATCACGTGATCAACGCTTGGGAGGCGCCCCAGATTCAAGTATTATTTGTTGAGGATGGTCTCACGGAAGGGCCCTACGGAGCAAAATCTATTGGCGAGATTTCATTTGTACCGGTGACGGCCGCCATCGTGGGTGCTGTCAATGAGGCGCTGCAAAGTGATTTTTGCGAGTGCCCCCTGAATCCGGATAAAATCGTTGCCTTAATGCAGGAAAGGAGGGCAAAAGCATGA
- a CDS encoding helix-turn-helix domain-containing protein encodes MHTVYNVFPGIDLIYQELESASCAAMTYNNTDDNILEINHCHEGRAEYRMKDGSFIYLGEGDMFISSMRNQIVKIEFPLKYYKGFTVIFYVDKLAENISQIDLLNDLNIDFDALWEKFLGNNQHLMIHSRDEIEHIFKGMYSAPKASRKTYFKLKMLELLVFLNFFEVSPEEQRKLYFQQQVETIKHIHKQIIENPNVNYTIEALSRQNFISPTTLKTYYKEIYGIPIAADIRTNRMKQACKLLSQSQIKISDIAREVGYNSPSKFAAAFNNFTGISPSEYRKKVCQIKSTSRDLSEHSLELCDRSCQALAENQSMGRDITELKLAEENLISERDRLYSLLDTLPAYVCLIAPDYTIRFTNINYRKRFGEVKGRLCHELYFNMCRPCRNCMAPAVFNGNKLEWEWVSHKNGIFQVFQYPFYDADGTVLMLELFIEITERKHMEDNIRLSKERIFKSFDDTPILKIYSSLGDMRCLDVSDDFLCYTGYSREELIDTALAELNVFDSRAVNEVVQKVLQHGSCSNYEILLRKKSGDVSTVLLSAEKAGLDGELVLSSISTNYYRLKMGG; translated from the coding sequence GTGCATACGGTCTATAATGTATTCCCTGGCATCGATTTAATATACCAAGAGCTTGAATCTGCTTCTTGTGCGGCCATGACTTATAATAATACAGATGATAATATTCTCGAAATAAATCACTGTCATGAAGGACGAGCAGAATACAGGATGAAGGATGGAAGTTTTATTTATCTGGGTGAGGGCGATATGTTTATTAGTAGCATGCGCAATCAAATCGTTAAGATAGAATTCCCACTCAAATATTACAAGGGTTTCACAGTTATCTTTTATGTAGATAAATTGGCTGAAAACATCTCCCAAATAGATTTGCTAAATGATCTAAACATTGACTTTGATGCCCTATGGGAAAAGTTCCTTGGGAATAATCAACATTTAATGATCCATTCACGGGATGAAATTGAGCACATATTTAAGGGTATGTACTCGGCACCAAAAGCGTCACGAAAAACCTACTTTAAATTAAAGATGCTGGAATTGCTGGTTTTCTTGAACTTCTTTGAAGTTTCTCCTGAAGAACAGCGAAAATTATATTTCCAACAACAGGTTGAAACGATAAAACATATACACAAACAAATTATTGAAAATCCTAATGTGAACTATACTATTGAGGCATTGTCAAGGCAGAATTTCATTAGTCCAACGACTCTAAAAACCTATTACAAAGAAATTTACGGGATACCCATAGCTGCAGATATAAGGACCAATCGAATGAAACAAGCATGCAAACTACTAAGCCAAAGCCAAATAAAAATATCTGATATAGCCCGGGAAGTTGGCTATAATAGCCCAAGTAAATTCGCAGCAGCATTTAATAATTTTACCGGAATATCTCCAAGTGAGTATCGCAAGAAAGTTTGTCAGATTAAGTCGACCAGCAGAGATCTATCCGAGCATTCTCTGGAGCTTTGTGACAGGAGCTGCCAAGCCCTAGCGGAAAACCAGTCAATGGGGCGGGATATTACCGAATTAAAGCTTGCGGAGGAAAATCTTATCTCAGAGAGGGATAGGCTGTATTCACTTCTTGATACGCTGCCGGCCTATGTCTGCTTGATTGCACCGGATTATACAATACGCTTCACTAACATCAACTATCGCAAGCGCTTTGGGGAAGTTAAAGGTAGATTGTGTCACGAGTTGTATTTCAACATGTGCCGGCCCTGTCGGAACTGTATGGCTCCAGCTGTTTTTAATGGGAATAAATTAGAATGGGAGTGGGTATCTCATAAAAATGGAATTTTCCAGGTTTTCCAGTACCCATTTTATGATGCAGATGGAACTGTGTTAATGCTTGAGCTGTTTATTGAAATAACAGAACGCAAGCACATGGAGGATAATATCCGATTATCAAAGGAAAGAATTTTCAAATCATTTGATGACACTCCCATACTAAAGATCTACAGTTCTCTCGGGGATATGCGCTGCCTCGATGTAAGCGATGACTTTCTGTGCTATACCGGCTATAGCCGTGAAGAATTAATTGACACAGCGCTTGCAGAATTAAATGTTTTCGATTCCCGGGCGGTCAATGAAGTGGTGCAAAAGGTTTTGCAGCATGGCAGTTGCAGCAATTATGAAATCCTCCTACGTAAAAAGTCAGGTGATGTAAGTACGGTACTATTATCTGCAGAAAAAGCCGGTCTTGACGGTGAGTTGGTCTTGTCCAGTATTTCTACTAATTATTACCGCCTTAAAATGGGCGGATAA
- a CDS encoding DEAD/DEAH box helicase, whose protein sequence is MGLGKTIETSTLLSGKRAASPACPGGSGRYSLFLRGGGRWNPAVEDQATDRAHRIGQEKVVNLLKFITLSTIEEKIYALRSKRKI, encoded by the coding sequence ATGGGATTGGGCAAAACTATAGAAACATCAACATTATTGAGCGGAAAAAGAGCAGCATCCCCAGCCTGCCCTGGTGGGTCAGGAAGATATTCCCTATTTTTACGTGGAGGGGGTCGGTGGAATCCGGCGGTGGAAGACCAGGCCACGGACCGGGCTCATCGCATCGGCCAGGAAAAGGTGGTAAACCTGCTGAAATTCATTACCCTAAGCACCATCGAAGAAAAAATCTATGCCCTGCGCAGCAAAAGAAAAATCTGA
- a CDS encoding sigma-70 family RNA polymerase sigma factor, whose protein sequence is MEDCNWQKVDEWMRLYGDRIIRVIYLIIDNYHVAEELTQEVFVKAYKNMDSFRGDSSPYTWLYRIALNLSKNHLSRKSRIWFIPFKNEEKACRLTEPLEETVINKAISGRVRGCILKLPLIYREVIVLHYFEDLKISEIARVLAQPEGTVKSKLFRGRELLETIMKKEGLKDGR, encoded by the coding sequence TTGGAAGATTGTAACTGGCAGAAAGTTGATGAGTGGATGCGGCTCTATGGGGACAGAATTATTCGGGTTATCTACCTGATCATTGATAATTACCATGTGGCCGAAGAGCTAACTCAAGAAGTTTTTGTTAAAGCATACAAAAACATGGACTCCTTCCGCGGTGATTCTTCTCCCTATACCTGGCTTTATCGGATAGCTCTTAATCTTAGCAAAAATCACCTTAGCCGTAAATCAAGGATTTGGTTTATCCCCTTTAAAAATGAGGAAAAAGCATGTAGGTTAACAGAACCCTTGGAGGAGACTGTTATCAACAAGGCTATTAGCGGAAGAGTCAGAGGGTGCATTTTGAAACTGCCCCTTATCTACCGGGAGGTTATTGTCCTGCATTATTTTGAGGATTTGAAGATTTCTGAGATAGCGCGGGTTTTGGCGCAGCCGGAAGGTACGGTAAAAAGTAAACTTTTTAGGGGAAGAGAATTATTAGAGACGATCATGAAAAAGGAGGGGCTGAAGGATGGAAGATAA